A window of the Desulfobotulus pelophilus genome harbors these coding sequences:
- the purT gene encoding formate-dependent phosphoribosylglycinamide formyltransferase, with product MVFTTPLKSNSIKIMLLGSGELGKEVVMEAARLGIETVAVDSYPHAPAHLVANTAHVVNMKDREALLEVIRRERPSFILPEIEALSIEALEDAEKEGFHVIPNAEAVKKTMNRKNIRDFAAKELGLLTSRYRFVKSLEELQAAAGEIGIPCVVKPVMSSSGHGQSIIRSEAELNRAWEHAKEARGDASELIVEEFIPFDYEITLLTARTEKETVFCEPIGHHQEDGDYVLSWQPMAMTEATLQKARHMAKTITDGLGGRGIFGVEFFIQGEEVYFSEVSPRPHDTGMVTLITQSQSEFALHVRAVLGLPLDFVFYGPGASAAFKSRQEASVPVLDVPDTAFAKNSFIRVFGKPVSHVGRRMAVALVFDEVEKAKNRAEEIVSLMNG from the coding sequence ATGGTATTCACAACACCTTTAAAAAGTAACAGCATCAAAATCATGCTCCTCGGCAGCGGTGAGCTGGGCAAGGAAGTGGTGATGGAAGCCGCACGTCTTGGCATTGAAACCGTGGCCGTAGACAGCTATCCCCATGCTCCGGCCCATCTTGTGGCCAACACGGCCCACGTGGTAAACATGAAGGACAGAGAGGCCCTTCTGGAAGTGATCCGCCGGGAAAGGCCTTCCTTCATTCTGCCGGAAATCGAGGCGTTAAGTATTGAAGCCCTTGAAGATGCGGAAAAGGAGGGGTTTCATGTCATCCCCAATGCCGAAGCCGTAAAAAAAACCATGAATCGAAAAAACATTCGGGATTTTGCAGCAAAGGAACTGGGGCTTCTTACCAGCCGATACCGTTTTGTCAAAAGCCTTGAGGAACTGCAGGCAGCCGCCGGAGAAATCGGTATTCCCTGTGTGGTGAAACCCGTCATGAGCTCTTCCGGACACGGCCAGAGCATCATACGATCCGAAGCGGAACTCAACCGGGCATGGGAACATGCCAAAGAAGCCAGAGGGGATGCCAGCGAGCTGATCGTGGAAGAATTCATCCCCTTTGATTACGAAATCACTTTGCTTACCGCACGGACGGAAAAAGAAACCGTTTTCTGTGAACCCATCGGCCACCATCAGGAAGACGGAGACTATGTGCTCAGCTGGCAACCCATGGCCATGACCGAAGCCACCCTGCAGAAAGCCCGCCATATGGCCAAAACCATTACAGACGGACTGGGAGGCCGGGGCATCTTTGGAGTGGAGTTTTTTATTCAAGGCGAGGAAGTCTACTTCAGTGAGGTCAGCCCCCGTCCCCACGATACGGGCATGGTCACCCTCATTACCCAGAGCCAAAGTGAATTCGCCCTGCACGTAAGGGCCGTTTTAGGATTACCCCTTGATTTTGTTTTCTATGGTCCGGGAGCCAGTGCGGCATTCAAAAGCCGCCAAGAAGCTTCGGTACCCGTACTGGATGTACCGGATACGGCTTTTGCCAAAAATTCCTTTATCCGTGTTTTCGGAAAACCCGTCAGCCATGTGGGACGACGCATGGCCGTGGCCCTGGTTTTTGACGAGGTGGAAAAGGCCAAAAACAGGGCAGAAGAAATCGTATCCCTCATGAACGGCTGA
- a CDS encoding monomeric [FeFe] hydrogenase — protein MLNINNKATEIKREILIHIARYQLAGTLEKKLYALPRKMVPLHGIPFRCCVHHDREILSQRIIARLGHSIEDYDEEKQLSDYATEALEREKPTEPMLTVIDEACNGCIRACYMVTSACQACIARPCMTNCPKQCIHIRKGRALIDDTQCVNCGICQKNCPFHAIIKIPVPCEEACPVNAITKDENGKETIDYSKCIFCGACIRSCPFGAMVDKGQLVDVIRHIMEGKKVVALYAPAIAAQFRAAPGQLDAAFILAGFHQTFEVALGADITAAKEAIEFEERMERGDTLMTTSCCPAYVRAIEIYVPELLPFISETRSPMHYSAEQVKQEFPDCISVFVGPCLAKRKEGFDDRHVDYVLSAEEIGALFVAREIDVATCEPVPSPHQPTSGARYFARSGGVAQAVQNRLAHPEKLKVRVINGLDKAGMKALQSYGRAASEHKETHANLVEVMACSGGCINGPLVLTNPKTAGNQLQKYAENRPQT, from the coding sequence GTGCTCAACATCAACAACAAAGCCACAGAGATTAAGCGTGAAATTCTGATTCATATCGCCCGGTATCAGCTGGCGGGAACACTGGAAAAAAAACTCTATGCCCTCCCCAGAAAAATGGTCCCTCTGCACGGCATTCCCTTTCGCTGCTGTGTTCACCATGACCGGGAAATACTCAGCCAGCGGATCATCGCACGGCTGGGACACAGCATAGAAGACTACGATGAGGAAAAGCAGCTTTCCGACTATGCAACGGAAGCGCTGGAAAGGGAAAAACCTACAGAACCCATGCTCACTGTCATTGATGAAGCCTGCAATGGCTGCATCCGTGCCTGCTATATGGTAACCAGTGCATGTCAGGCCTGCATTGCCCGCCCCTGCATGACCAATTGCCCTAAGCAGTGCATTCATATCAGGAAAGGCCGTGCCCTGATTGATGATACCCAATGCGTCAACTGTGGCATCTGCCAAAAAAACTGCCCCTTCCATGCCATCATCAAAATTCCCGTTCCCTGTGAGGAAGCCTGTCCCGTAAATGCCATCACAAAGGATGAAAACGGCAAGGAAACCATAGATTACAGCAAGTGTATTTTCTGTGGAGCCTGCATACGAAGCTGCCCCTTTGGTGCCATGGTAGACAAGGGACAGCTTGTGGACGTCATCCGGCATATCATGGAAGGAAAAAAGGTGGTGGCCCTCTATGCGCCGGCCATAGCCGCTCAGTTCCGCGCTGCTCCGGGCCAGCTGGATGCAGCCTTTATTCTGGCCGGTTTCCATCAAACCTTTGAGGTTGCCCTTGGTGCGGACATTACGGCGGCCAAAGAAGCCATTGAATTTGAAGAAAGAATGGAACGGGGCGATACCCTGATGACCACTTCCTGCTGCCCGGCCTATGTACGCGCCATTGAAATCTATGTACCGGAACTTCTGCCTTTCATCTCGGAAACCCGATCCCCCATGCATTACTCAGCAGAGCAGGTGAAGCAGGAATTCCCAGACTGCATCAGCGTATTTGTCGGACCCTGCCTTGCCAAACGCAAGGAAGGTTTTGATGACCGCCATGTGGATTATGTGCTTTCCGCCGAAGAAATTGGTGCTCTGTTTGTTGCCAGAGAAATCGATGTTGCCACATGCGAACCTGTTCCTTCCCCACATCAGCCCACCAGCGGTGCCAGATATTTTGCCCGCTCCGGCGGTGTTGCCCAGGCCGTTCAAAACAGACTTGCCCACCCGGAAAAACTGAAAGTCAGAGTGATTAACGGGTTGGATAAGGCTGGTATGAAAGCTCTCCAATCCTATGGCAGAGCCGCATCGGAGCACAAAGAAACCCATGCCAACCTTGTAGAGGTCATGGCATGTAGCGGGGGATGCATCAATGGCCCCCTTGTGCTGACCAATCCTAAAACAGCGGGAAACCAGCTCCAGAAATACGCAGAAAACCGTCCCCAGACCTGA
- a CDS encoding glutamine amidotransferase yields the protein MQTLFIIKTGSTFASLSRQFGDFDSWIRTALGPVSFPVITVDAEKTEVLPAAEDCCGVIITGSHAMVTDALSWSRILEAWIPSLLQAKIPLLGICYGHQLLARAAGGEAGFHPRGPETGTVMLTRLPESKGDPLLGSLPPSFPVHATHAQTVLKLPDNAIRLAFSDHEANHAFRIPPCAWGVQFHPEYTEAIMQAYILEEKLRGERNESTTDTLLKNVVATPQASELLQTFARIVQKFSYIPGDHD from the coding sequence ATGCAAACCCTTTTTATTATAAAAACCGGCAGCACCTTTGCCTCACTTTCCAGACAATTCGGAGATTTTGACAGCTGGATCAGGACCGCGCTGGGTCCCGTCTCCTTTCCTGTCATAACTGTGGATGCCGAAAAAACAGAGGTTCTTCCGGCAGCAGAAGACTGCTGCGGTGTCATCATTACGGGATCGCACGCCATGGTTACGGATGCACTTTCATGGAGCAGAATCCTTGAGGCATGGATCCCTTCCCTGCTGCAGGCAAAAATACCCCTGCTCGGTATCTGCTACGGACACCAGCTGCTTGCCCGCGCTGCCGGTGGGGAAGCGGGCTTTCATCCCAGAGGCCCTGAAACCGGCACGGTTATGCTGACGCGCCTTCCCGAAAGCAAGGGCGACCCCCTCCTTGGCTCTCTGCCACCGTCTTTCCCCGTGCATGCCACCCACGCACAAACCGTGCTGAAACTGCCGGACAACGCCATCAGGCTGGCTTTCAGCGACCATGAAGCCAACCACGCCTTTCGAATACCCCCCTGTGCATGGGGTGTTCAATTTCATCCAGAATACACGGAAGCCATCATGCAGGCTTACATTCTTGAAGAAAAACTACGAGGAGAACGGAACGAATCAACAACAGACACTCTCTTGAAAAACGTTGTGGCAACCCCGCAGGCATCCGAACTCCTGCAAACCTTTGCCCGCATCGTTCAAAAATTTTCATACATACCCGGAGACCATGACTGA
- a CDS encoding OmpP1/FadL family transporter yields MKSNVLISVFMAGLILLASSAYATYINYATNLSANWISNPAGRHAATDSADGVVMNPAGLVRMDEGLHIHFSSQSLYNPYKIEMGDSYQAQSSFKQERATKFVPSIYANYKKDDWSFFGGFYFYGGGGSIFFSDGTPNVNMALWGIDNTAGWTNGKKYFTGNMNDPNGPVGAGASVEILSMMPALTFGAARAVNEKLSVAAGARLIYGYQSTQIDVQSAGLFGSKDTLYDAEWSALGGLLFVSVNYQPVERLNLAFMIESLAPMDWEVDVKKDLSQGNFLSQASGYTDKRSFRFDEPTKIFLGADYALTDRLNMNGMFILYLPMWGEYKKPAPSTFTGQVFVPNEIKYDLDPGFEIGVGGDYKISENTRFSAGIAYAFLNYDDKYQSEALYKNNFINLGTGVRTRVNNHFTIGVGYMRNVYFDVKNTATRDHEGNFHETTYKRPDAHVLAFSLEYSFR; encoded by the coding sequence ATGAAAAGCAATGTTCTGATTTCTGTATTCATGGCAGGTCTGATTTTATTGGCATCATCGGCTTACGCTACCTACATAAACTATGCAACAAACTTGAGTGCCAACTGGATCTCCAATCCTGCGGGCAGGCATGCGGCTACAGACAGTGCCGATGGTGTGGTGATGAACCCTGCAGGGCTTGTGCGGATGGATGAAGGCCTGCATATTCATTTTTCCAGCCAGTCCCTTTACAATCCTTATAAAATTGAGATGGGGGACTCCTATCAGGCCCAGAGTTCCTTTAAGCAGGAAAGGGCAACCAAGTTTGTTCCTTCTATCTATGCCAATTACAAGAAGGATGACTGGTCTTTTTTCGGCGGGTTCTATTTTTACGGCGGGGGCGGCAGTATTTTTTTCAGCGATGGTACACCCAATGTGAATATGGCCTTGTGGGGAATTGATAATACGGCAGGATGGACCAATGGAAAGAAATATTTTACCGGTAATATGAATGATCCGAATGGTCCCGTCGGGGCGGGAGCCAGCGTGGAAATTCTTTCCATGATGCCGGCCCTTACCTTTGGTGCGGCCCGGGCGGTAAATGAGAAGCTCTCCGTGGCCGCAGGGGCAAGGCTTATTTATGGTTATCAGTCCACACAGATTGATGTACAGTCCGCAGGTCTTTTCGGCAGCAAGGATACACTTTATGATGCGGAATGGTCGGCTCTGGGCGGGCTTCTCTTTGTGAGCGTCAATTATCAGCCCGTTGAAAGACTGAACCTTGCCTTCATGATCGAGTCCCTTGCTCCCATGGACTGGGAAGTGGATGTGAAAAAGGATCTTTCTCAGGGCAATTTCCTCTCTCAGGCCTCCGGTTATACGGATAAGAGAAGCTTTCGCTTTGATGAGCCCACTAAAATATTTCTGGGAGCAGACTATGCTCTCACGGACAGACTGAACATGAATGGTATGTTCATCCTGTACTTGCCCATGTGGGGGGAATACAAGAAACCAGCGCCGTCCACCTTTACCGGTCAGGTTTTTGTGCCGAATGAAATCAAGTATGATCTGGATCCGGGCTTTGAAATCGGTGTGGGTGGAGATTACAAAATTTCGGAGAATACAAGGTTCAGTGCGGGCATAGCCTACGCCTTCCTGAACTATGATGACAAGTATCAGTCGGAGGCCTTGTACAAGAATAATTTCATTAATCTGGGTACGGGTGTGCGGACCCGAGTGAACAATCACTTCACCATCGGTGTCGGTTATATGCGGAATGTGTATTTTGATGTGAAAAATACCGCAACGAGGGATCATGAGGGTAATTTTCATGAAACCACTTACAAAAGACCCGATGCCCATGTGCTGGCCTTCAGTCTTGAATATAGCTTCCGGTAG
- a CDS encoding pirin family protein: METYRRIKEVVKGEETRDGAGVRLVRLFNCRTAERFDPFLMMDAFDNSRSEDYIKGFPWHPHRGIETITYLIEGKVDHGDSLGNKGRILDGDCQWMTAGSGIIHQEMPQPPGRMLGVQIWLNLPADGKMAPPAYGDIRSDAIPIIREEGCEIRLIAGSYRGVQGAFEGRYIKPLFMDISLAPHTLWELPTDADHTLYTYIFHGEGRFDADCPPMGEKNVLLFSSGSRIRVKAEDSALRFILLSAPPTA, from the coding sequence ATGGAAACATACCGCAGGATTAAAGAAGTGGTAAAAGGAGAAGAAACCCGGGACGGTGCAGGAGTGCGGCTGGTAAGGCTTTTCAACTGCCGCACGGCGGAACGCTTTGATCCCTTTCTCATGATGGATGCCTTTGATAACAGCAGATCCGAAGACTATATCAAAGGATTCCCCTGGCACCCGCACCGGGGCATAGAGACCATTACCTACCTTATAGAAGGCAAGGTGGATCATGGTGACAGCCTTGGGAACAAAGGCCGCATTCTGGATGGAGACTGCCAGTGGATGACCGCAGGCAGCGGTATCATTCATCAGGAAATGCCCCAGCCACCGGGCAGGATGCTGGGCGTTCAGATATGGCTGAATCTGCCAGCAGACGGGAAAATGGCTCCCCCGGCTTATGGCGATATCCGATCCGATGCCATTCCCATCATCCGGGAAGAGGGCTGCGAAATTCGTCTGATAGCAGGCAGCTACCGGGGTGTTCAGGGCGCTTTTGAAGGACGCTACATCAAGCCCCTTTTCATGGATATCAGCCTTGCGCCTCATACGCTATGGGAACTCCCTACGGATGCCGACCACACCCTCTATACCTACATCTTTCACGGAGAAGGCCGTTTTGATGCCGACTGTCCACCCATGGGTGAAAAAAACGTCCTGCTTTTCAGCTCCGGCAGCCGAATCCGGGTTAAAGCCGAAGACAGCGCCCTGCGCTTCATCCTCCTTTCCGCCCCCCCCACTGCATGA